GGATGAGCATCGCGAAGACGAAAAGGTTCAGGTACGCGAAAAAGCGCGAGAACCCCCGCCGATCCTCGTGGTTCATGTAGCCGACCGAGTAGATGTGGATCAGGAAGCTTACGCCCGTGACAACGAGCGTCATGACCGCCGAAAGCGCGTCGAACCTGAACGCTGCATCGATGCTCAGGCTGCCGGCGGCGATCCACTGGTAGAGCGACACGTCGTCTAGCGTTCCGGCGCGGACGCCGGAGAACGCGACAATCCCGCCGAGGAACGAGAGCCCGATCGCTGCGCACCCGACGATCCCGGCGACGCGCTGGGACAGCTTCGCTCCGAAGATGCCGTTGACGACAACGCCAAGCGCCAACGGCACGAACAGAAGCGTCAGAGGAAGTGACATCGCGCGTTATCCTAGTCCGAACCGATACTCGACCCAACGCCGATCCGGATCATCGCCGCAGGAAGTTCATCTCGTCCACGTTGATGCTGGCGCGGTTCCGGAAGACGGTCACGATGATCGCCAGCCCCATGGCGACCTCCGCCGCCGCGAGCGCCATGACGAAGAACACGAAAATCTGTCCGTCCGCGCGTCCGTAATACCGCGCGAACACGACGAACGCGAGGTTCGCCGCGTTCAGCATCAGCTCGATGCACATGAACAACACGATCGCGTTCCGTCGGATGAGCACGCCTACGACGCCCATCGTGAATAGGACGACGCTGAGGGTCAGTCCCAGCTTGAGCGTGGTTTCCGTCATGGCTCAGTCCTCGGTTTCGTTCGCGCCGCGACGCGGGCGGATCAGCACGATGACGCCCACCAGCGCCGCGAGCAGGATGACGGAAGTCACCTCGAACGGCAACAGGTAGTTGCGGAAGAGCAGCTCGGCGATCGCGCGCGTGTGCCCCGGTTCCCCAGCGTCGGCGACTTCGGGCGTCATCGGTCCCACCGCCTGCCATGTTGCCGTCGCGACAAGCCCGAGGAAGACGATCCCGGCGACGATCCCGACGACCCGCTTCGCGTCGATGTTCTCGTGGATGGCTTCTTGGCGCCCCATGTTCAACAGCATGATGACGAACAGGAAGAGCACGACCACTGCGCCCGCGTAGACGACCACCTGAACCGCCGCGACGAAGTAGGCTCCCAGCAGGACGTAGAGCGCCGACACGG
This is a stretch of genomic DNA from Candidatus Poribacteria bacterium. It encodes these proteins:
- the nuoK gene encoding NADH-quinone oxidoreductase subunit NuoK, whose product is MTETTLKLGLTLSVVLFTMGVVGVLIRRNAIVLFMCIELMLNAANLAFVVFARYYGRADGQIFVFFVMALAAAEVAMGLAIIVTVFRNRASINVDEMNFLRR
- a CDS encoding NADH-quinone oxidoreductase subunit J; its protein translation is MVDLQLVLFILFGIVALVGGALVILNRNPVYSALSLVLTLFAVSALYVLLGAYFVAAVQVVVYAGAVVVLFLFVIMLLNMGRQEAIHENIDAKRVVGIVAGIVFLGLVATATWQAVGPMTPEVADAGEPGHTRAIAELLFRNYLLPFEVTSVILLAALVGVIVLIRPRRGANETED